From one Excalfactoria chinensis isolate bCotChi1 chromosome 9, bCotChi1.hap2, whole genome shotgun sequence genomic stretch:
- the EIF2B5 gene encoding translation initiation factor eIF2B subunit epsilon has product MAARGSAKRGASAGAARGSEPQEEPPPPLQAVLVADSFNRRFFPISKDRPRALLPMANVAMIDYTLEFLTATGVEETFVFCCWKSAEIKEHLQKSKWCRHTSPNTVRFVTSDLYRSLGDVLRDVDAKSLVRSDFILVTGDVVSNLNISRALEEHKLRRKMEKNVSVMTMIFKESSPGHHARCKEDDIVIAMDSATNRVLHYQRTQGLKRFRFPMSLFQNSIENVEVRHDLLDCHISICSPQVAELFTDNFDYQTRDDFVRGLLVNEEILGNQIHMHVTTEEYGAHICNLLMYEAVCSDIIRRWVYPLTPEMNFTDDKNQNYTHSKHNIYRGVDVSLGHGSMLKENVLIGQGTVIGSNCSIMNSVIGQNCRIGDEVTLDGAFLWDGVHIADNVQIHHSVICDEAEVKEKVKLKPHCVLSSQVVVGPDITLSEGTVISLHPPDEEEEDDDQFSDDSGVNKEESKVKLKGYNKKDVGSEGRGYLWKADDKNEDDEEQRQSLWGPAMFSEEESESDSDLSMGSEEPDSRAASPQLDDIKVFQNEVLGTLQRGEEENISCDNLVLEINSLKYAYNISLNEMMQVLSKVILEFPLHQLDANLDSQKYFSALLPLLKNWTPLFKNYIKRSSDHLNALFAIEEFFLEHDSLCTSIAKVLMTFYQLEILEEDVILNWFSLRDTSDKGKQLRKNQRLQKFIQWLEEAEEESSDGDQD; this is encoded by the exons ATGGCGGCCCGCGGCTCCGCGAAGCGTGGGGCGAGTGCTGGTGCGGCCCGCGGCTCCGAGCCGCAGGAGGAGCCCCCGCCGCCGCTCCAGGCCGTGCTGGTCGCCGACAGCTTCAACCGCCGTTTCTTCCCCATCTCCAAAGACCGTCCTCGG GCTCTTTTACCTATGGCAAATGTGGCCATGATTGATTATACCTTGGAGTTCCTAACAGCAACTGGAGTAGAAGAaacctttgttttctgctgttggaAGTCAGCTGAGATAAAAGAGCATTTACA AAAATCCAAGTGGTGCCGTCACACCTCTCCCAACACGGTGCGCTTTGTGACTTCAGATCTGTACCGCTCCCTCGGTGATGTGCTGCGAGATGTTGATGCCAAGTCCCTTGTTCGTTCTGACTTCATTCTCGTCACTGGGGATGTGGTATCCAACCTGAATATATCCAGAGCTTTGGAAGAGCACAA gttacGTCGTAAGATGGAAAAGAATGTTTCTGTGATGACGATGATTTTTAAGGAGTCCTCACCTGGTCACCATGCCAGGTGCAAAGAGGATGACATTGTTATTGCTATGGACAGTGCCACAAACCGTGTCCTTCACTATCAGAGAACCCAGGGGCTGAAACGCTTCCGCTTTCCCATG agTCTGTTTCAGAACTCTATTGAGAATGTTGAGGTGCGCCATGACTTGCTGGATTGTCACATCAGCATCTGTTCTCCACAG GTGGCTGAGCTTTTCACAGACAATTTTGACTACCAGACACGAGATGACTTTGTGCGTGGTCTGTTAGTGAATGAGGAG ATCCTGGGGAACCAAATCCATATGCACGTAACGACAGAAGAGTATGGTGCTCACATATGCAACCTACTAATGTATGAAGCTGTGTGCTCTGACATCATCAGGCGCTGGGTTTATCCTTTGACTCCGGAGATGAACTTCACTGATGACAAGAACCAGAATTATACCCATTCTAAACACAACATTTACCGGGGAGTGGACGTTAGCCTCGGTCATGGCAGCATGCTGAAAGAGAATGTACTCATTGGGCAGGGAACAGTCATCGGCAGCAACTGCTCAATAATGAACAGTGTTATTGGGCAGAACTGTAGGATAG GTGATGAAGTCACTTTGGATGGAGCTTTTCTTTGGGATGGAGTACACATAGCAGATAATGTGCAGATCCACCATTCTGTTATCTGTGATGAAGCTGAAGTGAAGGAGAAAGTAAAGCTGAAACCTCACTGTGTCCTCTCCTCACAG GTAGTTGTTGGTCCTGACATCACTCTTTCAGAGGGAACAGTGATCTCTCTGCACCCACcagatgaggaggaggaggatgacgACCAGTTCAGTGATGATTCTGGTGTGAACAAGGAGGAGAGCAAAGTGAAGCTGAAAG gttaCAACAAGAAGGATGTAGGCTCAGAAGGCAGAGGCTACCTCTGGAAAGCAGATGACAAAAATGAGGATGATGAAGAGCAGAGACAGAGTCTATGGG GCCCAGCTATGTTTTCAGAAGAAGAGAGCGAGTCAGACAGCGACCTGAGCATGGGCTCTGAGGAGCCAGACAGCCGGGCAGCATCCCCTCAGCTAGATGACATCAAAG TTTTCCAGAATGAGGTTCTGGGTACATTACAGAGGggtgaagaagaaaacatttcctgtgACAACCTGGTCCTGGAAATCAACTCTCTCAA GTACGCATATAACATCAGTCTGAATGAGATGATGCAGGTGCTCAGTAAAGTGATTCTGGAGTTCCCATTACATCAGCTGGATGCAAACCTGGACTCCCAGAAGTATTTCTCAGCATTACTTCCT CTGTTGAAGAACTGGACCCCATTGTTTAAGAACTACATAAAACGTTCATCAGATCACTTGAATGCCTTATTTGCCATTGAGGAATTCTTCTTGGAACACGACAGTCTTTGTACATCAATAGCTAAA GTGTTGATGACATTTTACCAGCTGGAAATTCTGGAAGAAGATGTAATTCTCAACTGGTTCTCTCTGCGGGACACATCTGACAAGGGAAAGCAGCTTCGTAAGAACCAGAGG CTTCAGAAGTTCATCCAGTggctggaggaggcagaagaagagTCGTCGGACGGCGACCAAGACTGA